DNA sequence from the Candidatus Hydrogenedentota bacterium genome:
CACAACGAGAACGAGCACGCCGATGAAGATGCCTATAGAAATGAACACAAGGGCGAGTTTCTGTGACTTGTCCATGGCCCTTCAAGATAAACCGGCTTCGGGTTCAAGTAAAGGGGGGAAGGAGGAGCCGCGACAACTTCAAAGGAACCTCGCAAGTATCCAGCGCGTCAGGGAGCGGATTCCTCGGGCACGATAGGCTCGAGTTCGATGGCGGGCCCTTCCGCCTTGATGTCATTCTGCACCTTTTTTACCCCTTGTACGCTCATGGCAATCGCTTCGGCCAGCTCCTTCTGTTCAGGGGTGTCTACTACGCCAGTGAGAATGCACAGCCCGTCGTTTACTTCGATATTCAGGCTGCCGAGCGTGACATGCCTGTTCATCATCAGAGCCGTTTCCACCCGTTTCTCTACCCACTCGTCGCTGAAATCCCGTCCAGCCGCACTCACGGGTTTGAGGGCTTGTTTAGGCGCCACCGTCAGCAGATTCCGCACCTTCTCGACCCCGCGCGTTGTTGCCGCAATATCCGCAATGGCGGTCTTGTCGGCTTCGCTGGGCACAACGCCCGACAGAGTAACGTTTCCGTACTCGGTGTGGACATCGATCTTCAAACTGCTAAACTGCTTGTGATACAGCAACCGCGAGCGGATTGACGCGCTAATGCTCTTGTCGCGCACCTGCTGGCTGAAACTGCGCCGGGCATGCGTGCCGGATGGCGTCGCCACCACCCTGATCTGATTGTTCACATCGACGACACCCTTGACCGACCGGGCCAAATCTTCCGCCAATTGCCGGGCCGTCGGCTCGTCGACGCTGCCGGTAAGGGTAACCACGCCGTTCTTGGTGGTGGT
Encoded proteins:
- a CDS encoding BON domain-containing protein, with the translated sequence MISARKQRAAWTFAILMAALAVPAGAAVRTAAKDALITGRIESTFLLNEQLNPFNINTTTKNGVVTLTGSVDEPTARQLAEDLARSVKGVVDVNNQIRVVATPSGTHARRSFSQQVRDKSISASIRSRLLYHKQFSSLKIDVHTEYGNVTLSGVVPSEADKTAIADIAATTRGVEKVRNLLTVAPKQALKPVSAAGRDFSDEWVEKRVETALMMNRHVTLGSLNIEVNDGLCILTGVVDTPEQKELAEAIAMSVQGVKKVQNDIKAEGPAIELEPIVPEESAP